A genomic stretch from Pristiophorus japonicus isolate sPriJap1 unplaced genomic scaffold, sPriJap1.hap1 HAP1_SCAFFOLD_2507, whole genome shotgun sequence includes:
- the m6pr gene encoding cation-dependent mannose-6-phosphate receptor, producing RLRALSFKAKSSNTSNRESYTYIFRVCESAEIDPNIDPSAGLIQRDDTGNRLKVIGRINTTRVIGGSDWILLIYGDGDPYGTHCNQEKRKAMVMISCNPNVLGGGFTVVVEEREKVSDCFYLFKLDSSVACAAVTRSLSTGSILLIL from the exons AGACTGAGGGCCCTGAG CTTCAAAGCGAAGAGTTCCAACACTTCGAATCGGGAGTCCTATACCTACATCTTCCGAGTTTGCGAGTCAGCGGAAATCGATCCCAACATCGATCCCAGCGCCGGGCTCATTCAACGCGATGATACTGGCAATCGGCTCAAGGTTATTGGCAGGATCAACACCACACGGGTCATCGGGGGCA gTGACTGGATCCTCCTGATTTACGGAGATGGTGATCCGTACGGCACACACTGTAACCAGGAAAAGCGTAAGGCCATGGTGATGATCTCCTGCAATCCTAACGTGCTGGGG GGTGGTTTCACGGTGGTGGTGGAGGAGCGAGAGAAGGTGTCCGACTGTTTCTACCTGTTCAAGCTGGACAGCAGCGTGGCCTGTGCTGCAGTGACCCGCAGCCTGAGCACTGGCTCCATCCTGCTCATCCTGTAA